In the genome of Bremerella sp. P1, the window GGACACAACGTGGGTCGAGCGTGCTTTGAGCAGCTTCTGTAGCCGCTTCACTTCACTGCCTTGCCGGTCGAGTACCTTCAAGTGAAATGAGACCCACGCCAGCGCACGATCCAGTTCGTGCGCGGACGGCACGCGGAGCCCATCGATAAGCTGGCCGGTGAAACGCTCTGGCCGAGCATGTATCGGGCGTCGTGGCCTCGGTGGTCGATGCTTCTGCGGCGTACGCGCTGGTGGCGAATCTGGGACCGCCACCACTGTGGTCGGCTCACGATTCGCAGCAGGCTCCTTCGGACCGGACTCTGCCTGGGTAGATGTCTCCTGAGCAGGTGATTCTCTCTCAGGCTGATCTTGGACGGAATGATCGACCGCGATGCCCAACTGGCTGACGACATCGTCCGGTATCTGCACCAGCGTGCCGCAGGCCGAGCAAAGAAAGGTCTTCCCAGCGCGCACGACCACCTGCGGCGCGTTGGCTGCGGTCTGCTGTGTTGCTGGGTTCATGACAATTCTCACGACGGTTGGGTGACATTGGCCTGGGACATACAGAGGAAAACGATTGGTTTGGGGAAAGAGTCCCCGTGCGAGTCTTAGGTATACCAGCCTGAGGGTGCCGGAAGATAGTGCGCGCGGAAAGAAGAGACTTCGTGCGGAAGTCGACTTCAGTTGCAAGCTGAGCAGGCCAAAGCAATAAAAAAAAACGCGGCGTCTTGCAGCGCCGCGTTTCGTGATCATTCATTTTGTTGCGTTGAGTAATTACTCAGGCAATTCAATATCAAAGGTTTGCTCCGCCTCTTGGATATCGACGGTCAATCCAGACGAATCCACACTGGCGTATTTCTGCGGAATCATGACCGGATTGGGTTCGTAGGTACCTGGTTCACTGGTGATCACACCGTCGGGGCCAGGTTGAGGTGGCGCGGAGACTTGAACCGAGACCTTTGCCTTACCCTTGGGCAAACCGGAAATCATATAGGTTCCGTCTCCCTGGATCTCGGCATTCTCGACAGGCCCCGCTTCGCATTGGAACAGGATGGAACCCGAATTCAACGGCGTGCCTTTGTAGGTCACCTTCCCTTTTAATTCGGACTTGGACTCGGCACATCCAATCAAAAGTGGGAGTAAGCAGCAGCAAGCGACAACGATACGATAGGAGATCATCTGACTAGATTCCTCGAGGTAAAGAAGCTTGAAAGCAAAGAGACCCTCAGAGCTGTTTCTAAGGGTCTCGGGAATGCAAATCTTATAGGCAAGCGTTTCCGCAAATCTGGGTTAGTAGTCACCAACGACGTTGCCATCGTTGTGCAGGGTCAGATTCCACCAAACGGTGCCGTCGATCGTGTTAGGAATGAAGTGGCAACTTGCATCGACCAGGGCCACGTTGACACCACCAGGGTGACCCGAGGCTGTGGTTCGCAGAGAGTTGCAGCTTGCTTGATTCTTACCGGTCTGAGGAACCGACGTGATGCCGTATTCCAACTGGCCGGTACCGCTTGGTCGATCCTTACCACCACCGAACATCGGCATCCACTTCACGTTCCACACGCCGTGCGACCAGATGGTGCCTTCGCCACCGCAACGCTGCAGCGATTCAGCAAACATCAACGTGTTGGAGGTACCGTCGGTAACATTGGCCATGTTCTGCTGAGTGGCGTTCTGGGTCGCATCCGAGGTCGAAGCCTTGCCTACGAAAACGTTGTAGTTGAATTCGTACGATGCGTACGTCCAGTCATTGTTATGCGTATGGCTGCTGCTGGTTGCGTCCGAAGGACAGATGTAGGCTTCCACAATTTGACCACGAGCGGCTCGGTTGCCTCGGCCGTTGGTAATGCGATTGTTGGCGTAACTGTCGAGGTCAGACTGATCGTAGAGTGCTGCCTGTTCCATGTAAGGAAGGATGTAGTAGAAGAGCGTGCCACGATTCATTTTGCCGCCCAAGGTCTGTTCCTGGTAGGCAAATGGAAACTTGCGGTAAGTGTCGTGGAAGTTGTGCGTGGCGAGACCCAGTTGTTTCATCTGGTTGGTGCACTGCATACGACGAGCTGCTTCGCGGGCTTGTTGTACGGCGGGCAAAAGGAGAGCAATCAGAACACCGATGATCGCAATCACGACCAGGAGTTCAACGAGCGTGAAGCCGCGAGCGCGGAACGATGCTTTCATACGAAAATACCGCTTTCGTAAAAATGAGATGGGGAATAG includes:
- a CDS encoding DUF1559 domain-containing protein, with product MKASFRARGFTLVELLVVIAIIGVLIALLLPAVQQAREAARRMQCTNQMKQLGLATHNFHDTYRKFPFAYQEQTLGGKMNRGTLFYYILPYMEQAALYDQSDLDSYANNRITNGRGNRAARGQIVEAYICPSDATSSSHTHNNDWTYASYEFNYNVFVGKASTSDATQNATQQNMANVTDGTSNTLMFAESLQRCGGEGTIWSHGVWNVKWMPMFGGGKDRPSGTGQLEYGITSVPQTGKNQASCNSLRTTASGHPGGVNVALVDASCHFIPNTIDGTVWWNLTLHNDGNVVGDY